Proteins encoded within one genomic window of Gigantopelta aegis isolate Gae_Host chromosome 2, Gae_host_genome, whole genome shotgun sequence:
- the LOC121381296 gene encoding kinesin-like protein kif7: MMKSHRAVPSRIYDEDRIIIGNFSPPQARRRHRATRPRVGDVADVTPKKMEVQDSRLYCEDANDSVSEQLMLSIDPKTHDDDSPSSPTSADESRTGPSATQQKGQTALQPNRHKESSRTSQCKAALKESGVGDSHVTKRSRTQQRPRTATSARQNSNNSSDNKYNLRNRQDAKTRPGVNSNQNHRNDAVPPKKYRLPLLDSVVKQKPVHNRPQASVKTSSGKMARLQVKVTTDASESEKDRSDARGKIPPVSGNGDIIRSTTSVRSRRSSSISISRGDRPVTCEDCEQTSFLREDLKMSQERLRKEIEFGSEAMKHITRIHETIIRLQKQVESGCDCKKQFDVTRKRLLADIQERKKQVASLETELQLVKYNLKQEQVENVDLKAKVLHLKADVKNIRSVKKALEARLEADKLMKSVEKMPDSAVTGRLLVGLRNKQSVMLDHIDAEMAAAEQLRAELERQDQQLAQCFQEKKTFLREQDALREQITQLKKEKEFLLQDFEDMKVKFDEKVKDVNKSKNVYDLKIQNLTFQQARSELDTTALQHQLKRVNDELAKVRNELKAKDSELAETRRSLQEMPDFHDISRRDDNLNSDHTRYFSGTY, translated from the exons ATGATGAAATCGCACAGAGCCGTTCCCAGCAGAATTTATGACGAAGACCGCATCATCATCGGCAACTTCTCTCCGCCTCAGGCCCGGCGACGTCACAGAGCGACGAGGCCGCGCGTTGGCGACGTGGCTGACGTCACGCCCAAGAAGATGGAAGTCCAGGACAGCCGTCTGTACTGCGAGGACGCGAACGACAGCGTCAGTGAACAGCTGATGCTCAGCATCGACCCGAAAACCCACGACGATGACTCTCCCAGCTCGCCAACATCTGCAGACGAGAGTAGGACTGGGCCGTCTGCCACTCAGCAGAAAGGACAAACCGCCTTGCAGCCGAACCGTCACAAAGAGTCATCCAGAACATCGCAATGCAAAGCAGCGCTGAAAGAGTCAGGGGTGGGAGACTCTCACGTGACGAAACGATCCAGAACGCAACAGCGGCCACGCACGGCGACGTCTGCCAGGCAGAACTCCAACAACAGCTCCGACAACAAATATAACCTGAGAAATCGTCAGGACGCGAAAACCAGACCTGGGGTGAACTCGAATCAGAACCACCGTAACGACGCGGTCCCGCCCAAGAAGTACCGACTTCCCCTCCTGGACAGTGTGGTCAAACAGAAACCCGTGCACAACAGACCGCAAGCATCGGTGAAGACTTCGTCAGGGAAGATGGCCAGGCTGCAGGTGAAGGTCACCACAGACGCGAGCGAGAGTGAAAAGGATCGGAGTGACGCCAGAGGGAAGATTCCGCCGGTGTCGGGTAACGGGGACATAATTCGCAGCACAACGTCTGTCCGTTCGCGTCGATCCTCCAGTATAAGCATCAGTAGGGGAGACCGTCCGGTAACATGTGAAGACTGT GAGCAAACGAGTTTCTTGAGGGAAGATCTCAAAATGTCGCAAGAGCGCCTGCGCAAAGAAATCGAATTTGGAAGCGAGGCTATGAAGCATATAACGAGGATCCACGAAACGATAATTCGCCTCCAGAAACAAGTAGAATCGGGATGTGATTGCAAGAAGCAG TTCGACGTGACACGGAAGCGCCTCCTGGCGGACATCCAGGAGAGGAAAAAGCAGGTTGCGTCCCTTGAGACCGAGTTGCAGCTGGTGAAGTACAACCTGAAACAGGAGCAGGTCGAAAACGTGGACCTCAAGGCTAAAGTACTCCACCTGAAGGCAGACGTGAAGAATATCAGGTCCGTCAAGAAGGCGCTCGAGGCTAGACTAGAGGCGGACAAGTTGATG aaGTCTGTAGAGAAAATGCCGGACTCTGCCGTGACTGGCCGCCTGCTGGTCGGGTTGAGGAACAAACAGTCGGTCATGTTGGACCATATCGACGCCGAGATGGCCGCCGCCGAACAACTCAGG GCAGAACTCGAACGCCAAGACCAGCAATTAGCGCAGTGCTTTCAGGAGAAGAAAACGTTCCTGCGCGAACAAGACGCTCTGCGCGAACAGATCACCCAGCTCAAGAAGGAGAAGGAGTTCTTGTTACAAG ATTTTGAGGATATGAAGGTAAAATTTGACGAGAAGGTCAAGGACGTTAACAAGTCAAAGAATGTCTACGACTTGAAGATTCAGAATCTGACCTTCCAGCAGGCGAGGTCAGAGCTGGACACCACGGCCCTCCAACACCAGCTTAAGCGGGTCAA CGATGAGCTGGCCAAAGTGAGAAACGAGCTGAAGGCGAAGGACTCGGAGCTGGCCGAGACTCGCCGATCTCTTCAGGAAATGCCGGATTTTCACGATATTTCACGAAGAGATGATAACTTAAACTCGGATCACACGAGATATTTTTCTGGAACTTATTAA
- the LOC121381302 gene encoding uncharacterized protein LOC121381302 encodes MLMLKYFSFLFFIFGVTEALRECTDKYGHDCDCCDGKCCVIWTLYDTLIFVGVVVFIIACCVACCGWHFYHRDTTTTRLSSAVNITRFVLPGEATPGLVNPSPYSLPVQQTTNNAQIPMDAVYSYDQ; translated from the exons ATGTTGATGTTGAAATATTTTAGCTTTCTGTTTTTCATTTTTGGTG TGACTGAGGCTCTTCGCGAGTGCACCGATAAATACGGACACGATTGTGATTGTTGTGACGGAAAGTGTTGTGTAATATGGAC attgTATGACACCTTAATATTTGTAGGTGTTGTAGTTTTCATTATCGCCTGCTGTGTGGCATGTTGCGGTTGGCATTTTTACCATCGAGATACTACCACCACACGAC tCTCCTCGGCTGTGAACATTACCAGATTCGTGCTGCCAGGAGAAGCCACCCCAGGGCTCGTCAACCCCTCGCCCTATAGCCTGCCTGTACAGCAGACAACAAACAACGCACAGATTCCGATGGATGCTGTTTACTCGTACGACCAGTGA